In the genome of Desulfovibrio desulfuricans, one region contains:
- a CDS encoding L,D-transpeptidase family protein, with amino-acid sequence MRKIFFPLCLLLLMIICGCNSKSDWQDAPTQIEVVASGTTGTLVVYANANGKREELLRTDAYVGKNGCSTEKREGDGKTPVGVYEIRRGFGLAMPPAVNIAYTQLTGGEQWVDDAASTRYNQWVTKDTTPVDWNSAEDLPKETVAYRYVAVVEYNTANIVKGAGSAIFLHCSLGRPTSGCISVSEESMSKILGLIKPGTRIAIARSDAELKSIAK; translated from the coding sequence ATGCGCAAAATATTTTTCCCTCTCTGTCTGTTATTGTTAATGATCATCTGCGGCTGCAACAGCAAGAGCGACTGGCAGGACGCGCCGACACAGATTGAGGTGGTGGCGTCGGGCACCACGGGCACGCTCGTGGTGTATGCCAATGCCAACGGCAAGCGCGAAGAGCTGCTGCGCACAGATGCCTATGTGGGCAAAAACGGCTGCAGTACAGAAAAACGCGAAGGCGACGGCAAAACCCCCGTAGGCGTGTACGAGATACGGCGTGGCTTTGGCCTGGCCATGCCCCCCGCCGTAAACATAGCCTACACCCAGCTGACGGGCGGCGAGCAGTGGGTGGATGACGCAGCCTCTACCCGCTACAACCAGTGGGTAACAAAAGATACCACCCCTGTGGACTGGAACTCAGCCGAGGATCTGCCCAAGGAGACCGTCGCCTACAGGTATGTTGCCGTTGTTGAGTACAATACCGCCAATATCGTCAAGGGCGCGGGCTCGGCAATTTTTCTGCACTGCTCGCTGGGCAGGCCCACCTCTGGCTGCATAAGCGTTTCAGAAGAATCCATGAGCAAAATTCTGGGGCTGATAAAGCCCGGTACGCGCATAGCCATTGCCCGGTCTGACGCCGAGCTGAAAAGCATTGCAAAGTAG
- a CDS encoding DMT family transporter has protein sequence MAWVYLVLAGFLEIGWPIGLKLGWTEEGIRALWLFFAIACILCSGLLLLMAQREIPMGTAYAVWTGIGAVGTFVVGIAAFGDAATPMRMVSAGLIIAGVIGLKFA, from the coding sequence ATGGCGTGGGTGTACCTTGTTCTGGCGGGCTTTCTTGAAATTGGCTGGCCCATCGGCCTTAAACTGGGCTGGACGGAAGAGGGCATCCGCGCGTTGTGGCTCTTTTTTGCCATCGCCTGCATCTTGTGCAGCGGGTTGCTGCTGCTTATGGCGCAACGCGAAATTCCCATGGGCACGGCCTATGCGGTGTGGACGGGCATAGGCGCGGTAGGCACGTTTGTGGTGGGCATTGCGGCCTTTGGCGATGCGGCTACGCCCATGCGCATGGTCTCCGCCGGGCTGATCATCGCCGGGGTCATCGGGCTGAAATTTGCCTGA
- a CDS encoding HD-GYP domain-containing protein has protein sequence MASVRISIARLKPGMFVVNYGISWIEEPNLYQREGLITSQAEIRDIARQGFAEAYYDPLRSQFQCQAVELPTPQTPLSDEIYAARGAFSSAYGHVKSFMQGAASGKVEVTAVEPCLNAIMKSVARNRNALLLLANLKSLDDYMYRHSVNVAIFSVAFAQYLGMEGDELRQIGLAALFHDYGKALLPTNILNAPRRLSPGEMEIMHTHVVLGYEKLKGSGKFSHEVLAAILQHHERHDGTGYPFGLSGDQIGLHGRIISICDVYDALASKRVYKDAIHPKHALGTLFKMGENAWAPGYAEHFIKMVGIFPIGTAVVLSNGQKGIVCHSDPLAPSLPRVLLVRDCEHGVKPLRMFDLARQKTVTVNRSLSKSETAYWDIATLLDSATDEEVQ, from the coding sequence ATGGCATCAGTGCGCATTTCCATAGCCCGCCTCAAGCCCGGAATGTTTGTAGTAAACTACGGCATTTCCTGGATTGAAGAACCCAACCTCTACCAGCGGGAAGGCCTGATCACCTCGCAGGCCGAAATCAGGGATATAGCCCGTCAGGGCTTTGCCGAGGCCTACTACGATCCCCTTCGCTCGCAGTTTCAGTGCCAGGCGGTGGAACTGCCCACTCCCCAGACGCCGCTTTCGGACGAAATTTACGCCGCGCGCGGGGCTTTTTCATCCGCATACGGGCATGTAAAGTCGTTTATGCAGGGAGCGGCCAGCGGCAAGGTTGAGGTTACAGCTGTGGAGCCCTGCCTCAACGCAATCATGAAAAGCGTTGCCCGTAACCGCAACGCGTTGCTTTTGCTTGCAAATTTAAAGAGTCTGGACGACTACATGTACCGCCACAGCGTAAATGTGGCCATTTTTTCTGTGGCGTTTGCGCAGTATCTGGGCATGGAAGGCGATGAACTGCGGCAGATCGGTCTTGCCGCGCTGTTTCACGACTACGGCAAGGCGCTGTTGCCGACAAACATTCTCAATGCGCCGCGCAGGCTCAGCCCGGGCGAAATGGAAATCATGCATACGCATGTGGTGCTCGGTTACGAAAAGCTGAAAGGCTCGGGCAAATTTTCGCATGAGGTACTTGCCGCCATTTTGCAGCACCACGAAAGGCACGACGGCACAGGGTATCCCTTTGGCCTGTCCGGCGACCAGATCGGGCTGCACGGGCGCATTATTTCCATCTGCGATGTTTATGACGCGCTGGCCTCCAAGCGGGTGTACAAAGACGCCATCCACCCCAAGCACGCCCTGGGCACGCTGTTTAAAATGGGCGAAAACGCCTGGGCCCCAGGCTATGCCGAGCATTTTATCAAGATGGTGGGCATTTTTCCCATTGGTACGGCGGTGGTGCTCTCCAACGGGCAAAAAGGCATTGTGTGCCATTCTGACCCGCTCGCGCCCTCGCTGCCGCGCGTGTTGCTGGTGCGCGACTGCGAGCACGGCGTCAAGCCTCTGCGCATGTTTGATCTGGCGCGGCAAAAAACCGTCACCGTCAACAGGTCGCTTTCCAAATCGGAGACAGCATACTGGGATATCGCCACGCTGCTTGATTCCGCCACTGACGAAGAAGTGCAGTAG
- a CDS encoding AAA family ATPase, which produces MNIKIKQLLIRTKKTTESVIFGKTLTFIYGPISKGKSTVLRLIDYCFGGDLERTPAIQQEFISTELFVDIGSYNCVIERSAFDKEYVRITWNRSNETRESVLAPISPSEIKIIDADVYNLSDLLFYLCDITPIKVKKRSRDPDSPLIRLSFRDIWWYCYLNQSDLDSSFFRFGHPFKERKSKDALKFFTGLYSERLTKAENELFSAVDEQRTKRNTANEIRNFMQGFEFGSSDDLLNEIDKSKKALLLEGNTLKNLEINRTVQKHPTDSLRVKLRRLGDEVESTRTAILDLGRAIEEQKALRAELIMTKTKAHRLEIASAVLNDVDFMRCPKCGEALPARESTDQCVLCGQISTAQYNEMESQEIECVRRDLNDRIDQIGELIKERDIILKKLHRSLKIKTEQKRLLDAQLQHDLDQYDTSLVEAMKIAERNIATLKERINNLNKFLKLSSDVNSLEEEANRLEKYIDALKFSVKKEREALNHADMNTIAIANEFKRILLAVNFPGVSEGDTVSIDTRTWKPYVYHGDIEWSFWECGSLGKKTLFNVCYALSLHIIAIRNNLPVPNVLIIDGPTKNISEYEDPKLVASLYSEIYRIAKQCAGKLQLILVDSDLVNPEKYLEDFVVRRMAGTQNEPSLISYYEGP; this is translated from the coding sequence ATGAATATTAAGATTAAACAGCTACTTATTAGAACCAAGAAAACAACCGAAAGTGTGATCTTTGGAAAAACATTGACGTTTATATATGGCCCAATATCAAAGGGAAAATCTACTGTTTTACGACTTATAGACTATTGTTTCGGGGGAGATTTAGAGAGAACACCTGCAATTCAACAGGAATTTATTTCTACAGAACTCTTTGTTGATATCGGCAGTTATAATTGTGTTATTGAAAGATCTGCTTTTGATAAGGAGTATGTAAGAATTACTTGGAACAGATCTAATGAGACACGCGAATCCGTATTGGCCCCAATAAGTCCTTCTGAGATAAAAATAATTGATGCTGATGTTTATAATCTTAGTGATTTACTTTTTTACTTGTGTGACATTACACCAATAAAGGTAAAAAAAAGAAGTCGTGATCCTGACTCTCCGTTAATTAGATTGAGCTTTAGAGATATATGGTGGTATTGTTATTTAAATCAGTCAGATTTAGATTCCTCATTTTTTAGATTTGGGCACCCATTTAAAGAAAGGAAAAGTAAGGATGCGTTAAAATTTTTTACTGGTTTATATTCAGAACGGCTTACTAAAGCTGAGAACGAACTTTTTTCTGCTGTTGATGAGCAGCGAACAAAAAGAAATACTGCAAATGAAATTCGAAATTTCATGCAGGGATTTGAGTTTGGCTCCTCGGATGACCTGTTAAATGAAATTGATAAGTCAAAGAAAGCACTATTGCTTGAAGGTAATACCCTTAAAAATCTTGAAATAAATAGAACTGTCCAAAAACATCCAACAGACTCCTTACGCGTAAAACTAAGACGTCTCGGAGATGAGGTTGAATCAACTCGAACTGCGATTCTTGACCTCGGGAGAGCAATCGAAGAACAGAAAGCTCTTCGGGCTGAATTAATTATGACAAAAACCAAAGCGCATCGACTTGAGATAGCGAGTGCTGTCCTCAATGATGTAGATTTCATGCGCTGTCCAAAATGTGGAGAGGCTTTGCCTGCCCGAGAAAGTACTGACCAGTGCGTGCTTTGTGGGCAGATCTCAACCGCGCAGTACAATGAAATGGAATCTCAAGAGATTGAATGCGTACGGCGAGATCTTAATGATAGGATTGATCAAATAGGTGAATTAATCAAGGAGCGTGACATAATTTTAAAGAAACTTCACAGGTCTTTAAAAATTAAAACTGAGCAAAAGCGTTTGCTTGATGCGCAACTCCAACATGATCTTGATCAATATGACACATCACTTGTTGAGGCGATGAAGATTGCTGAAAGAAACATTGCGACATTAAAAGAACGGATTAACAATTTAAATAAGTTTTTAAAACTTTCTTCAGATGTTAATAGTCTCGAAGAAGAGGCAAATAGGCTGGAAAAATATATTGATGCTTTAAAATTTTCAGTCAAAAAAGAAAGGGAGGCATTAAATCATGCAGATATGAACACAATTGCAATAGCAAATGAATTTAAACGCATATTGTTAGCTGTAAATTTTCCTGGAGTTTCGGAAGGTGATACAGTTTCAATAGATACAAGAACATGGAAACCATACGTATATCATGGCGATATTGAATGGAGCTTTTGGGAATGTGGAAGCTTAGGAAAAAAAACACTTTTTAATGTTTGTTATGCGTTGTCTCTTCATATAATCGCAATTAGAAATAACCTCCCAGTCCCTAATGTTTTGATTATTGATGGTCCAACGAAAAATATTAGTGAGTATGAAGATCCAAAGCTAGTTGCTTCATTGTATTCAGAAATTTACAGAATAGCAAAACAATGTGCAGGCAAATTACAGCTTATCCTTGTGGATTCTGATCTGGTTAATCCTGAAAAATATTTGGAAGATTTTGTGGTGCGCAGGATGGCAGGGACTCAAAATGAGCCAAGTCTAATTTCTTATTATGAAGGGCCATAA
- a CDS encoding dsDNA nuclease domain-containing protein, with the protein MPKSKALPPDQVVSSNDPGDETGHRYRYQWTYSAILACSLLDDTRDFLEVFCEQHEDTLIKHVSGLFTGVQVKTRASTQPAWTTQDEQFIKSCVRFVQLDIKFQDFFIQFLFLTNHIFQQNNKNGKNIVYVLDDISHSRTYYELKKTSKTFVDKIAGIANVPSESAFITLQKTKAEDSLPKLNDIDLKLVASLTHTWAEANECSYAVVQTAAKCLINYCMEASTLVSESDSFSYLSGIEAKEEMAKRRIEGKRITKEKLLDLLNSSMNAPLLLAGDKNCFEGFYAGNDDLLCKKLDAGGFSAVSRNSALNLRDKAEYLGIVWSKKYGDEKGIDKYDHIQTLVLSDAASAFEETKNSDKKFGKEMLDSLRKNFRKRREDHSTLCECSQEHLEGFAYSLTARCKVQWSNETPWKDE; encoded by the coding sequence ATGCCGAAATCCAAGGCGCTTCCCCCAGACCAAGTCGTATCAAGCAATGACCCCGGGGATGAAACAGGGCATCGCTACCGGTATCAGTGGACCTACTCAGCAATTTTAGCATGCTCTCTGTTAGATGACACGCGCGATTTTTTGGAAGTATTTTGTGAACAGCATGAAGATACGCTCATAAAGCATGTAAGTGGGTTGTTTACTGGAGTTCAAGTCAAGACGAGGGCTTCAACTCAGCCTGCTTGGACTACTCAGGACGAACAATTCATAAAGTCATGTGTGCGATTTGTTCAACTGGATATTAAATTTCAAGATTTCTTTATTCAATTTCTATTTTTAACTAATCATATATTTCAGCAAAATAATAAGAACGGTAAAAATATTGTATATGTTCTAGACGATATTTCGCATAGTAGAACGTATTATGAATTAAAAAAGACTTCGAAAACTTTTGTCGATAAAATTGCTGGAATTGCAAATGTACCTTCTGAATCCGCATTTATAACCTTACAAAAAACAAAAGCTGAAGATTCCCTTCCTAAATTAAATGACATAGATCTTAAATTAGTTGCAAGTTTGACTCATACGTGGGCAGAAGCAAATGAGTGTTCATACGCTGTGGTTCAAACTGCTGCAAAGTGCTTAATTAATTACTGTATGGAAGCATCAACTCTAGTCAGTGAAAGCGATTCATTTTCATATCTATCTGGAATTGAAGCGAAAGAAGAGATGGCCAAACGAAGAATTGAAGGCAAGAGGATCACAAAAGAAAAATTACTCGATCTTCTCAACAGTTCTATGAATGCACCTCTTTTGCTTGCTGGTGACAAAAATTGTTTTGAGGGCTTTTACGCAGGAAACGATGATTTATTGTGTAAAAAACTTGATGCAGGCGGCTTCTCGGCAGTGTCTAGAAATTCAGCTTTAAACCTAAGGGATAAGGCCGAGTATCTAGGGATTGTTTGGTCGAAAAAGTACGGAGATGAGAAGGGGATTGATAAATATGACCATATTCAAACTTTAGTACTGTCAGATGCCGCTTCCGCTTTTGAAGAAACAAAAAATAGCGACAAAAAATTTGGCAAAGAAATGCTTGATTCGTTGCGAAAAAATTTTCGAAAACGGCGTGAGGATCATTCTACGTTGTGTGAGTGCTCGCAAGAACATTTGGAAGGTTTTGCCTATTCATTAACTGCAAGATGCAAAGTCCAATGGAGCAATGAAACACCCTGGAAAGACGAATGA
- a CDS encoding pyridoxal phosphate-dependent aminotransferase → MQISDRLSSIKPSLTLSVNSRALELKAQGIAVTSLAVGEPDFPTPKHVCDAAKAAIDDNFCRYTAVPGIPELRKAAGAYFEKTYGVPVAMESIVIGAGGKHCLYNFMQATLNPGDEVLVPAPYWLSYPDMVMLTGATPVPVLAGPEQGFKVTPAMLEAHTTDKTKLLILNSPSNPTGAVYTEAEFTAIMDWAIARGLFVLSDEIYDQLVFAPAKMTSAISWFARYPEQVAVLNGLSKSYAMTGWRVGFLAAHPTLIKKISAMQGHSTSNICSIAQKAGLAALTGSMECVDKMREAFVRRRDLAMKIIEGWPFAICPKPDGAFYLFLDVSRCYGGSVKNSTELCTLLLDKAHVAVVPGAAFGDDKCIRFSYAVGDEVLKGALQNIGAELAKLAAEPK, encoded by the coding sequence ATGCAGATTTCAGACCGTCTGAGCAGCATCAAACCTTCTCTGACACTCAGTGTCAACAGTCGCGCCCTTGAGCTCAAGGCCCAGGGCATTGCCGTAACCAGTCTTGCCGTGGGCGAACCGGACTTTCCGACGCCCAAACATGTTTGCGATGCGGCCAAAGCGGCCATTGACGACAATTTTTGCCGTTATACCGCCGTGCCGGGCATTCCCGAACTACGCAAGGCTGCGGGCGCGTATTTTGAAAAAACTTACGGCGTGCCGGTCGCCATGGAATCCATTGTCATCGGCGCGGGCGGCAAGCACTGCCTCTATAATTTCATGCAGGCCACGCTCAACCCCGGCGACGAGGTTCTTGTGCCTGCCCCATACTGGCTCAGCTACCCCGACATGGTCATGCTGACCGGCGCAACCCCCGTGCCGGTGCTGGCCGGGCCGGAGCAGGGCTTTAAAGTGACGCCCGCCATGCTTGAGGCGCACACCACCGACAAGACCAAACTGCTTATCCTTAACTCGCCCAGCAACCCCACCGGCGCGGTCTACACCGAGGCCGAGTTTACGGCCATTATGGATTGGGCCATCGCGCGCGGGCTGTTTGTGCTCTCTGACGAAATTTACGACCAGCTTGTTTTCGCCCCGGCCAAGATGACCAGCGCCATCAGCTGGTTTGCCAGGTATCCCGAGCAGGTGGCCGTGCTCAACGGACTGTCCAAAAGCTACGCCATGACGGGCTGGCGCGTGGGCTTTTTGGCCGCGCACCCCACCCTGATCAAAAAGATCTCGGCCATGCAGGGGCACAGCACGTCAAACATCTGCTCCATCGCGCAAAAGGCGGGCCTTGCCGCCCTGACCGGCTCCATGGAGTGCGTGGACAAAATGCGCGAGGCCTTTGTGCGGCGGCGCGACCTGGCCATGAAGATCATTGAGGGCTGGCCCTTTGCCATCTGCCCCAAGCCCGACGGCGCGTTCTATCTCTTTTTGGACGTGTCCAGATGCTACGGCGGCAGCGTGAAAAACTCGACCGAGCTGTGCACCCTGCTGCTCGACAAGGCCCATGTGGCCGTTGTGCCGGGCGCGGCCTTTGGCGACGACAAGTGTATCCGCTTTTCGTACGCCGTGGGCGACGAGGTGCTCAAGGGCGCGCTGCAGAACATTGGCGCGGAACTGGCCAAACTGGCTGCGGAGCCGAAATAG
- the sfsA gene encoding DNA/RNA nuclease SfsA: MRSDSKHAGFTPPAATTPAPLLPLPPCCITAAFVQRRKRFSVLLQHESADLWVHSNNSGSMLGLCLPGAPVLASPASNPARKLKYTQECVWLAHRAVPQSSPAARAGGFWVGVNTSTPNRMLEAAFHAGRLPFAQGYTTLAREAKRGQSRLDGLLTGPGLPPLWVECKNVTMVEDDAACFPDAASERGQKHLRELMDVVACGERAAMFYLVQRPDGACFAPADFIDPAYAGLFYQALHAGVEMYPFRALVSPAGIDLGALLPVRPQPPALP; this comes from the coding sequence ATGCGCTCTGACAGCAAACATGCGGGTTTTACCCCGCCCGCCGCAACCACGCCAGCCCCGCTGCTGCCCTTGCCGCCCTGCTGCATTACGGCGGCCTTTGTGCAGCGCCGCAAACGCTTCAGCGTGCTTTTGCAGCACGAGAGCGCAGACCTGTGGGTGCACAGCAACAATTCGGGCAGCATGCTTGGGCTGTGCCTGCCGGGCGCGCCTGTGCTCGCATCCCCGGCCAGCAACCCCGCCCGCAAGCTCAAATATACGCAGGAATGCGTGTGGCTGGCCCACCGGGCCGTGCCGCAATCCTCGCCTGCGGCCCGCGCTGGCGGCTTTTGGGTGGGGGTAAACACCAGCACGCCCAACCGCATGCTTGAGGCGGCCTTTCACGCTGGCCGTCTGCCCTTTGCGCAGGGCTACACCACACTTGCGCGCGAGGCCAAACGCGGCCAAAGCCGTCTGGACGGCCTGCTCACCGGCCCCGGCCTGCCGCCCCTGTGGGTCGAGTGCAAAAACGTCACCATGGTCGAGGACGATGCCGCGTGCTTTCCTGATGCGGCCAGCGAGCGCGGGCAAAAACACCTGCGCGAGCTTATGGATGTTGTGGCCTGCGGCGAGCGGGCAGCCATGTTCTATCTGGTGCAGCGGCCCGACGGCGCGTGCTTTGCCCCGGCGGATTTTATCGACCCCGCATACGCCGGTCTGTTTTATCAGGCACTGCACGCCGGGGTGGAGATGTACCCCTTCCGCGCCCTGGTCAGCCCGGCGGGCATTGATCTGGGGGCGCTGCTGCCCGTGCGGCCCCAGCCGCCAGCGTTGCCCTGA
- a CDS encoding methylated-DNA--[protein]-cysteine S-methyltransferase — MSSRQKAEPPHVDPPAYALTCEVSLIGTVRIVERGQSLVRLDLGPKAPLEPLGGAVEQQTPLLQRAFKQLEEYLAGTRESFDLPLAPEGTPFQRKVWDALLQIPYGQTRSYRQIAEAVDSPRGFRAVGMANNRNPIAVFIPCHRVVGADGSMVGYGGGLPIKEALLKLEGCL, encoded by the coding sequence ATGAGCAGCAGACAAAAGGCCGAACCTCCGCATGTGGACCCGCCCGCGTATGCGCTGACGTGCGAGGTTTCGCTGATAGGCACGGTGCGCATTGTGGAGCGCGGGCAGAGCCTCGTGCGGCTTGATCTGGGGCCAAAGGCCCCCCTTGAACCGCTGGGGGGGGCCGTAGAGCAGCAGACCCCACTTTTGCAGCGGGCCTTCAAGCAACTGGAAGAATATCTGGCAGGAACGCGCGAAAGTTTTGACCTGCCCCTTGCTCCGGAGGGCACGCCCTTTCAGCGCAAGGTGTGGGATGCCCTGTTGCAGATCCCTTACGGTCAGACCCGCAGCTACCGGCAGATTGCCGAGGCCGTCGACAGCCCCAGGGGGTTTCGCGCTGTGGGCATGGCCAACAACCGCAACCCTATTGCCGTGTTTATTCCCTGTCACCGTGTTGTCGGCGCGGACGGCAGTATGGTGGGCTACGGCGGCGGGCTGCCCATAAAGGAAGCCCTGTTGAAGCTGGAGGGCTGCCTGTAG
- a CDS encoding MFS transporter codes for MDKKKILLVSLGHLSCDINGGALPAILPFLRAAYDLSYQATGGLMFAYACLSSMIQPLFGLLSDRLSKPWFIPVGVLLAGCGLAAIGWMPGYWGIFAAIGLSGVGAALFHPEGARFANAVSGQNKGTGMSLFSIGGNGGFVLGPLLATACLGAFGLPGTTIFAVLAVMTAGTLVWSIARMGATKKTAAAGKAGLALGAEGETPAENNWREFLKLTVSIVTRSITFVGFNTFIPLYWVSAFGQSTATGAIALTFFSVCGVVSNVFGGMLSDKFGYRTVIRVVFALMPPVVAGFSLSQNLYAAWALLPLLGFVLYAPFSAQVVLGQQYLAKNIGFASGITLGLATSLGGVVAPLLGWIADNYGMAATFQSLAALSVVGAIFAYALKPVTVKKEGKA; via the coding sequence ATGGACAAAAAGAAAATACTCCTCGTGTCGTTGGGGCATTTGTCGTGCGACATCAACGGCGGGGCGCTGCCCGCCATACTGCCGTTTTTGCGGGCGGCATACGACCTGAGTTATCAGGCCACAGGCGGGCTCATGTTTGCCTATGCCTGCCTGTCTTCCATGATTCAGCCGCTGTTCGGCCTGCTTTCAGACCGGCTTTCCAAACCCTGGTTTATCCCCGTGGGCGTGCTGCTGGCTGGCTGCGGCCTCGCCGCCATTGGCTGGATGCCCGGCTACTGGGGCATTTTTGCGGCCATCGGTCTCAGCGGCGTGGGCGCGGCGCTGTTTCACCCTGAAGGCGCGCGCTTTGCCAACGCGGTTTCGGGGCAGAACAAGGGCACGGGCATGAGCCTGTTTTCCATTGGCGGCAACGGGGGCTTTGTGCTGGGGCCGCTGCTGGCTACCGCCTGCCTTGGGGCCTTCGGCCTGCCGGGAACAACCATTTTTGCCGTGCTGGCCGTCATGACGGCGGGTACGCTCGTGTGGTCCATCGCCCGCATGGGGGCGACCAAAAAGACCGCTGCCGCAGGCAAGGCCGGGCTTGCCCTGGGAGCGGAGGGCGAAACCCCCGCTGAAAACAACTGGCGCGAATTTTTAAAGCTGACGGTTTCCATAGTGACCCGTTCCATCACCTTTGTGGGCTTTAACACGTTTATTCCGCTCTACTGGGTGAGCGCCTTTGGGCAGTCCACGGCTACGGGGGCGATTGCGCTGACATTTTTTAGCGTGTGCGGGGTTGTCAGCAACGTTTTTGGCGGCATGCTTTCTGACAAATTTGGCTACCGCACCGTCATCCGCGTGGTGTTTGCCCTCATGCCGCCGGTGGTGGCGGGCTTTAGCCTGAGCCAGAATCTGTACGCGGCCTGGGCCTTGCTGCCCCTGCTGGGCTTTGTGCTGTACGCGCCCTTCAGCGCGCAGGTGGTGCTGGGCCAGCAGTATCTGGCCAAAAACATCGGCTTTGCCTCGGGCATTACCCTTGGGCTGGCCACAAGCCTTGGCGGTGTGGTGGCGCCCCTGCTCGGCTGGATCGCCGACAACTACGGCATGGCCGCCACCTTTCAGTCGCTGGCGGCGCTTTCCGTAGTGGGTGCGATTTTTGCCTACGCGTTGAAGCCCGTGACCGTTAAGAAGGAAGGGAAAGCATGA
- a CDS encoding asparaginase: protein MTTSPSHTLPKVALIATGGTIAGVAPTPLEQISYQAGVLTVDRMLETLPGIEGVARIASVQCGNLPSENITPEHWALLGRQCAQVLQDPEICGVVLTHGTDTLEESAFYLHLTLASQKPVVLTGSMRPSTSLSADGPINIRDAVAVAACPQAQGRGALLVMNSRVLSARTAVKVATLDVEAFRALESGCLGRVINGEPQFYYGGEETPALAGTFAGLAGVSDLPRVDVVYGCAGMPVDLVCYSMQRSAGIVLAGMGNGSMPDAVRHELRQAIAGGIPVIRCSRTGSGPVTPLDEYEGFVPGGMLSPAKARVLLMLALEQQKDSESAQRMLAVREVFALGGKL from the coding sequence ATGACGACATCCCCTTCCCATACGTTGCCCAAGGTGGCGCTTATCGCCACTGGCGGCACTATTGCGGGCGTGGCCCCCACGCCGCTCGAACAGATCAGCTATCAGGCTGGCGTACTCACCGTCGACCGCATGCTTGAGACCCTGCCCGGCATCGAGGGCGTGGCCCGCATCGCCAGCGTGCAGTGCGGCAACCTGCCCAGTGAAAACATCACCCCCGAGCATTGGGCCCTGCTGGGCAGGCAGTGCGCGCAGGTGCTGCAAGACCCCGAAATCTGCGGCGTAGTGCTGACCCACGGCACAGATACGCTTGAAGAATCAGCCTTCTACCTGCACCTTACCCTTGCCAGCCAAAAGCCCGTTGTGCTCACCGGCTCCATGCGCCCGTCCACCTCGCTGAGCGCCGACGGCCCCATCAATATCCGCGATGCCGTGGCCGTGGCGGCCTGCCCCCAGGCGCAGGGACGCGGCGCGCTGCTGGTCATGAACAGCCGCGTGCTGTCGGCCCGCACGGCGGTTAAGGTTGCCACCCTTGATGTGGAGGCCTTTCGCGCGCTGGAATCGGGCTGCCTTGGCCGCGTTATCAACGGCGAGCCGCAGTTCTATTACGGCGGGGAGGAAACCCCCGCCCTCGCCGGTACGTTTGCCGGGCTGGCGGGCGTCAGCGATCTGCCGCGCGTGGATGTTGTTTACGGTTGCGCGGGCATGCCCGTTGATCTTGTGTGCTACTCCATGCAGCGCAGCGCGGGCATTGTGCTGGCAGGCATGGGCAACGGCTCCATGCCCGATGCCGTGCGTCACGAGCTGCGGCAGGCCATTGCCGGGGGCATACCCGTCATACGCTGCAGCCGCACCGGCTCCGGCCCGGTGACGCCCCTTGACGAATATGAGGGCTTTGTGCCCGGCGGCATGCTTTCGCCCGCCAAGGCCCGCGTGCTGCTCATGCTGGCCCTGGAGCAGCAAAAAGACTCCGAGTCCGCGCAGCGCATGCTTGCGGTGCGCGAAGTTTTTGCCCTTGGGGGCAAGCTGTAG